The following coding sequences are from one Campylobacter sp. RM16187 window:
- the argH gene encoding argininosuccinate lyase yields the protein MWSGRFSEASSRLLEEFNASIGFDKNLYREDIAGSKAHAKMLGACGILKPDEAEAIIKGLDAVLTEIEEGKFEFKIEDEDIHMSVEKRLSEIIGSELGGRLHTARSRNDQVALDFRLYAQRSSLEIMNEIYSLISTLNSLASRHLDTLMPGFTHLQHAQPISLAYHLLAYAFMFKRDHERFSSSYGRNNLCPLGSAALAGTPHPIDREIVARELKFSGVTQNAMDSVSDRDFALEILFNISVLMTHASRLCEELILWSSQEFGFVTISDTYSTGSSIMPQKKNPDVAELIRGKTGRVNGNLIALLTTMKGLPLAYNKDMQEDKEGVFDSVHTALTSVHILNEMMKEAKFNEKNMLEATKKGHLSATDLADFLVREKNVPFRTAHFITGKAVAKAENLGVDLSELNSKQLKEVDENLDENAVKFLDLYASKEARTSLGGTSNLSVQKQMNSLNEWLKDLR from the coding sequence ATGTGGTCGGGAAGATTTAGCGAGGCTAGCTCAAGGCTTCTTGAGGAGTTTAACGCCTCTATCGGCTTTGATAAGAATTTGTATCGCGAAGATATCGCAGGCAGCAAGGCTCATGCTAAGATGCTTGGAGCTTGCGGGATTTTAAAGCCTGATGAAGCGGAGGCCATCATAAAAGGGCTTGACGCGGTTTTAACCGAGATAGAAGAGGGTAAATTTGAGTTTAAAATCGAAGATGAAGATATCCATATGAGCGTGGAAAAGCGCCTAAGCGAGATCATCGGAAGCGAGCTTGGCGGCAGGCTGCATACGGCGCGCAGTAGAAACGATCAGGTCGCGCTTGATTTTCGCCTTTATGCGCAGCGCAGTTCGCTTGAAATCATGAATGAAATTTACTCTCTCATCTCTACTCTAAACTCTCTTGCGAGCAGACATCTTGATACGCTAATGCCTGGTTTTACGCACCTTCAGCACGCTCAGCCGATCAGTCTTGCTTATCATCTGCTTGCGTATGCTTTTATGTTTAAGCGTGATCATGAGCGATTTTCAAGCTCATATGGGCGAAATAACCTTTGTCCGCTTGGCTCAGCCGCACTTGCAGGCACGCCTCACCCTATAGATAGGGAGATTGTAGCGCGCGAGCTTAAATTTAGCGGTGTTACGCAAAATGCGATGGATAGCGTTAGCGACCGCGACTTCGCACTTGAAATTTTATTTAACATAAGCGTGCTGATGACGCATGCTTCAAGGCTTTGTGAGGAGCTGATACTTTGGAGTTCGCAAGAATTTGGCTTTGTTACGATTAGCGATACGTATTCGACCGGAAGCTCGATCATGCCTCAGAAGAAAAATCCCGATGTAGCCGAGCTTATCCGCGGAAAAACAGGGCGCGTAAATGGAAATTTGATAGCGCTTCTAACCACCATGAAAGGGCTGCCGTTAGCTTATAACAAAGACATGCAAGAGGATAAAGAGGGTGTCTTTGATAGCGTTCACACCGCACTTACTTCGGTTCATATCTTAAATGAGATGATGAAAGAGGCGAAATTTAACGAAAAAAATATGCTTGAAGCTACCAAAAAAGGGCATTTAAGCGCAACCGATCTGGCTGATTTTTTAGTGCGCGAAAAAAATGTACCGTTTAGAACCGCTCATTTTATCACCGGCAAAGCGGTTGCAAAAGCTGAAAATTTAGGCGTTGATCTAAGCGAGCTTAACTCTAAGCAGCTAAAAGAAGTAGATGAAAATTTAGATGAAAATGCGGTTAAATTTTTGGATTTATATGCTTCAAAAGAGGCTAGAACTTCGCTTGGCGGAACGTCAAATTTAAGCGTGCAAAAGCAGATGAATTCGCTTAACGAGTGGCTTAAAGATTTAAGATAG
- a CDS encoding histidine triad nucleotide-binding protein translates to MTIFEKIVAGEIPCNKVLENDKFLAFNDINPKAPIHILIIPKKHFKNFQEMDAGLMSEMTKFIQEVATLMGLDKSGYRLVTNNGENGGQEVMHLHFHMLGGAKLNWTDAATDPQSTF, encoded by the coding sequence ATGACAATTTTTGAAAAGATAGTAGCAGGCGAAATCCCTTGCAACAAGGTTCTTGAAAACGATAAATTTCTAGCTTTTAACGACATCAATCCAAAAGCGCCTATCCATATCCTCATCATCCCTAAAAAGCACTTTAAAAATTTCCAAGAGATGGATGCGGGCTTAATGAGCGAGATGACTAAATTTATCCAAGAGGTCGCAACTCTTATGGGGCTTGATAAAAGCGGTTATCGCCTAGTAACAAACAACGGCGAAAACGGCGGTCAAGAGGTTATGCACTTGCATTTTCATATGCTTGGCGGAGCAAAACTTAACTGGACTGACGCCGCTACCGATCCGCAATCAACTTTTTAA
- a CDS encoding phenylalanine--tRNA ligase subunit alpha, producing MQEYKDSISRCENLAELDKIRVDLLGKKGLITSEFAKLKDMDESEKKVFAANLNKLRDEFESLISAKKTELESGEIKAKMKASAIDVTLFNEPSSTGALHPVMATMDRIIEYFMMQNFSLEKGPLIEDDFHNFEALNLPKYHPARDMQDTFYFKDFKLLRTHTSPVQVRTMMSTKPPVRMIAPGAVFRRDMDLTHTPMFHQVEGLVVEDEGVVSFANLKSMLENFLRYMFGDVQVRFRPSFFPFTEPSAEVDISCIFCKGEGCRVCKQTGWLEVLGCGVVDSNVFKAVGYKNVSGYAFGLGVERFAMLLHQIPDLRSLFEGDLRLLEQFK from the coding sequence TTGCAAGAGTACAAAGATAGTATAAGCAGGTGTGAAAATTTGGCTGAGCTTGATAAAATTCGTGTCGATTTGCTAGGCAAAAAAGGGCTTATAACCTCTGAATTTGCCAAGCTGAAAGATATGGACGAAAGCGAGAAGAAGGTATTTGCAGCAAATCTCAATAAGCTAAGAGATGAGTTTGAAAGCCTGATATCCGCGAAAAAAACCGAGCTTGAAAGCGGTGAGATAAAAGCTAAGATGAAAGCAAGCGCGATAGACGTGACGCTCTTTAACGAGCCAAGCAGCACCGGCGCTCTTCATCCGGTTATGGCTACGATGGACCGCATTATAGAGTATTTTATGATGCAAAATTTCTCGCTTGAAAAGGGACCTCTTATAGAGGATGACTTCCATAACTTCGAGGCGCTAAATTTGCCTAAATATCACCCTGCGCGCGACATGCAAGATACGTTTTATTTTAAGGATTTTAAACTGCTTCGTACGCACACAAGTCCGGTGCAGGTTCGAACTATGATGAGCACGAAGCCTCCTGTCCGCATGATAGCGCCAGGTGCTGTGTTTCGCCGAGATATGGACTTAACGCATACTCCGATGTTTCATCAGGTTGAAGGACTTGTCGTCGAGGATGAAGGCGTAGTTAGCTTTGCAAATTTAAAAAGCATGCTTGAAAATTTCTTAAGGTATATGTTTGGCGATGTTCAGGTACGCTTTCGCCCAAGCTTTTTCCCGTTTACGGAGCCATCGGCTGAAGTTGATATAAGCTGTATCTTCTGCAAAGGCGAAGGGTGTAGAGTGTGCAAGCAGACGGGCTGGCTTGAAGTGCTCGGATGTGGTGTGGTTGATTCAAATGTATTTAAGGCGGTTGGCTACAAAAATGTAAGCGGATATGCCTTTGGTCTTGGTGTGGAGCGCTTTGCGATGCTGCTTCATCAAATTCCTGATTTGCGCTCGCTTTTTGAGGGAGATTTAAGATTATTGGAGCAGTTTAAATGA